The stretch of DNA GACATGGTCCGTTCGTCAGACGTGGCTTTTGACCCCATGTGGTTATTTATCCCCACCGCGAAAGGAAACTCATCAAGGTCATTCGTTATGGTCCGCTCGATTTCATCGGGATTAAAACCGACGAGGACGGCCCCTTTTCCGGGATTTACATGTGGATACCCCACAGGTTCCATCGGCAGATGGAGGAGAACCGTCTTCCCCGCTTCATGGGCCTCCCGGGCGAGGTCCCTCGAGTGTGGCCGCATGGGAAGAAATGCGAGTGCGACAGGTTGGTCAAGCTCCAGAAACGGGGCGGCCGCCGGGCGGTTATGCCCGAGGTCATCGATAATGATGCAAAAAACATTGACTTTCGTCGGGGGTACGGGGACCGGTACCGGTATTGGGGGCAGAGGGGGAGGCGGTGCCGCCGGTGGCCTGAAGAACAGGACCAGGAAAAAGAGTGCGGCCAGCAGTACACCGATCAGTAAAGCCTTTTCACTTCCTTTTACCCAACCGGAGACTGCCTTCCGCTCCTTTTTGTTTTTACCTTTGCCTCGGCTCTTTGCGCCGCCAGACGATCTCTTGCCCAGTTGGTTACTCCGATGTTCCCTGAATTCCAGCCGATTGTTTGTTCCTGAAAAGGTTCAGGCCTTTCAGAAGGTCTACAGCTCTCATAAGCTGATCATCGTCCTTGGGGTTGTTTGGGATCATGTTTATGTGAGAAGCGGATTCATCTCCCTTCGATGGTTCCTTTTTCCCCTTTAACTGTTCGTTATCAAGATGTCCGGCGAGATCCTTTTCCCTGATGTGGCCTTCGGGCTTCCCTGAACGGTTTTCGACGACAATATCAGGTTCAATACCCGTATTCTGAATGGAACGTCCGCTGGGAGTGTAGTATTTGGCGGTCGTGACCCTCATGCCCGCTCCATCACCAAGTCGGTAGATAGTCTGCACAGACCCCTTTCCGAAGGTTGTCGTCCCGATTATGATTGCTCTTTTATCATCCTGCAGGGCGCCCGCGACGATCTCGGAGGCGCTCGCGGAACCGCCGTTTACCAGAACTACGATGGGATAATCCGGCTCCGTTCCCTTCTTCTGGGCATTATAGGAATAGTTCTGGTTCTTCAAGCGTCCTTTTGTGGAGACAATGGGCCCGGAGCCGATGAACCTGTTGGCAATGTCTATGGCAGACATCAGGAGGCCGCCGGGATTGTTCCTGAGGTCTATGATAAGCCCCTTGAAGGAATCCTTTTTGCCCTTCCGGATCTTCCGCAGGGCCGCGTCGAATTCATCCTTGGTCTTCTTTTGAAACTGGGTGATCCGGATGTACCCTATGCCGTCATCGATTTCTTTTGTCTTGACGCTGATAAGGGGGATGACATCCCTGGTAATGGTAAAATCAATGGGCTTGTCTACACCCTCGCGGGCGATGGTGATGGTGACCTTCGTTCCCTTGGGCCCCCTCATGAGTTTTACCGCCTCCATGAGGGACATATCTTTTGTAGGTTTGCCCTCGATCTTGACAATCTTGTCCCCGGCCAGGATTCCAGCCCTGAACGCGGGGGTATCATCAATGGGGGCTATCACGGTCAGGATGTTTTCCCGGATTCCGATGGTGATGCCGACCCCCTGAAACTCACCGGTGGTGTCGATCTGCATCTCCTTGTACATGTCCGGATCCATGAATGAACTGTGTGGATCAAGAGTGCGCAGCATACCCTTGATGGCCCCACGCACCATCTTCTTGCTGTCAGGGACGTCCACATAGTTCTGCTGGACGATAGAAAAGGCCTGAGAGAAGATCTTGATCTGGTCGTAGGTGGATGATCCACCGGTTCCGGCAAAGGCCTGAACGTCTGCAACCGGGTGGCGGTCGCCTATCAATATGCCGAACAGGAAAAGCAGAGTGACCAGAATCCCGATTTTTCCCCAGCGAAAGCGCTTCATCTTTTCCTCCTGTTATTCATCCACCGGAAAACCATGGCATGGGATCCACCGGTTTCCCGTGGTGCCTGATCTCAAAATAGAGGGCGGGACCTTCCAGGGAACCGCTCTCTCCGGCGAGGCCGATTACCTCATCAGTGTCAACCTCCTGGCCGATCTTCACGTTGATGGCCGAAAGGTGGCCGTAGAGGGTGTAATAGCCCCCCCCGTGATCCAGGATGATGATCCTGCCGTATCCCCGGAACCAGTCCGCAAAAAGTGTTTTCCCCTTGAAGACGGTCCTTACGGGCGTTCCTTCCGACGAGCGGATGGTGATTCCCCTCGACAGAGTGAAGGTGTTGAATTTGGCGTTCCTGTTCTTTCCAAAACCCACCATGATTTTGCCCGAGACGGGACGCTTCAGAGCGCCTTTGAGCATTGGAAAGGCGGATTCACCGGTCTCGGCCTGCTGGTTGAGAGCCTCTATGAGTTTAATGAGCCGTTTGGAAGATGCCTCCAATTCACTGATAAGGCGGGAATATTTTTTCCTGTCATTCCTCACAGACGCCAGAAGGATACCCCTGGACCGCTTTTTTCGAGAAAGAACCGAAAGATCGGATTCCAGGTCCCGGCGCGTGCCGGCCAGGCGTTTCTTTTCCTCGAGGAGTCGGTTCTCCTCCTGTTGCCCCTGATGATAGAGATCGGCCGCGCGATGGAAAAGATTGGAATCGTACGCTGAAACCCTTCTCAGGTAGTACAGCCGGCGTGTCAGATCATCAATCCCGCTGGAGCCTAAAACCACCTTTAAATAGCTTACATTACCTGCTTTGTAAAGAGCGATGGATCTTGCCAGAAGCCGGTTTTTTGCCGCCTCCCGTTTTTTGGCTATGGACCTCAGGTTCTCTTCCGCCCGAGCGATGTCGGCGCGTAATTTCCGTTCCTTCCGCCGAAGAAGACCGACTCTTCTCTTCTTGTCCCCGATATCCCGGTCCAACGCCTCCAGCTCTCCGAGAATTGTCTTCTCCCTGTTCTTCGATTGCCGCACTTTCTCCTTCGCGGTATCCTTCTTCCTCTCAACTGCCTGAAGTTCCTTCCTGCTCTTCTCGATTGACCCTTTGGTGTCCCTTCCGGCGACGTTGGCAGGCATGATCCAGGCGAACAGGAGAAAGGCTGATAGGGCGGACAAAGAGATTGAAGAGAGGAAAGGCCGCCGAATCATCTGGAAAATCTCCCTACGGAGGCCAGGCTTCCCACCCCTCCCAACGCCATGCCTCCAACAAGGATGGCGATGACGGCCACAGGAGGGAGAAAACGTAGAGAGGCGATTCCAAGGATCTGAAAAACCGTTGAGTCGATCCTGGCGACAAGAACCTGGTATAAAATTACAAGAAGCCCGATGGAAATGGCGGAACCGGCGAGACCCTGCATCAGCCCCTCTATGAGGAACGGGGTGCGGATGAACCCCTCCGTGGCGCCGACGAGCCGCATGATCTCCAGTTCCTCTTTCCTGGCCAGAACCGTCAGTTTGATGGTATTGGAAATGATAAAAATAGCCGCCAGGCAGATGATGCCGCCCAGGATCGCGGCGATGAGATTGATCACTTCCATGACCTTTTCCAGACGCTGCAGCCACTCCTTTCCGTAAGCGATCTCCTCTACCAATGGATCGTCCCCGATCCTGGAGAGTATGGAACGGACCCCCTCCACGTTTCGGTATTCGCTGCGCGGCGTTAAACGCAGGCTGGCTGGAAGAGGCTGTTCGCCCAGGCCCTCAAGGAGATTTTTCTCCCCTCCGAGCATGGATTTAAACTCCTTTAATGCCTGCTCTTTGGTGACGTAGGTTACCGATTCCATCTCAGGAAACCCCGTCACCCTGTCGATCAGGGCGTTCACATCCGAAGCGCTGAAGCCGTCCCTCAGATAGATGGTTATCTGGACATCCTTCTTCCACTGTTTAAGGACGCCGTTGAGATTGTGGTCCAAAAGGAGGTAGCTGCCGACCATCAGGAGGCTTATCGCGATTATGCCGGTGGTTATCGCGCTGCTGACCCAGCTTTGCCTGAGGTTGGCTATGGCCCTGAAAAGGGAAGACACGAGGCGGTTCAGGGTGCCCCTCCCCGCGCAATGCTTCCATTTTCCAGATGAATGGCGTCCCTGCTCATGTTCTTGACCATATCAATATTATGGGTCGCTACGATAACGGTGGTCCCCCGGGCGTTCACGTCGGAAAAAATATCCATGATATGCCGGGAGGCCTCGTTATCCAGGCTTCCGGTAGGCTCATCGGCGATGAGGATAAGGGGTTCGTTGACCAGGGCCCGGGCGATGGCCACCCGCTGTTGTTCCCCTCCTGAAAGGGTCAACGGATTCGCCCTCATCTTGTGGTGGACACCAAGACGCTTGAGGACGAGCCATACCCGTCGGCTGATCTCTCGCCTGGGGATACCAAGCACCTCCAGAGCCAGGGAGACGTTTTCAAAAACATTACGGTTGGGCAGAAGTTTGAAATCCTGAAATACCACGCCGATCTCTCTTCTCAACATCGGGATCTTCGAATTAGGCAGCCGCGCGATATTGCGGCCATGGACAAGTATCTGCCCGTTTGTCGGCCTTTCTTCGGCGAAAATGAGTTTCAGGAGTGTGCTTTTCCCCGCCCCGCTTGGACCGGTAATGAAAACGAAATCGCCCTTGGGAACGTGGAGGTTCATCTCGTGCAGAGCGGGCACGTCTTTCTGGTAATATTTGCTGACGTGAAATAGCTGAATCATTCCGTCGTGGAGCCCATCATTCTATAGTGTCGTAAAAAGTCCATTCGCTGCTTTTTACTCCACGGAAAGCGAAAAGTGTCATTTTTACTTTCCTCATTCCTCATCCATCTCGGAGGCGAGGTATTCAAGGATCACCTGGTCGAGATTTTTCTCCCTGAAAGGTTCAGGGGAACGCGTCGGCCCCGGGGCGGTGTCAGGCGATTTCATGTCCGCCGGTTTGTCTGGAGGGGGGGGCTCAGGCGGTGGGGACCAGAAAGCAGATACGGAAGGAGCCGGGGGGGTGGAGGCGGATATGGACCCGGTTTTTACAGCCCTTATCATGGCCCGATGCTGATCCTCCAGCATGATCCGCAACCGGGTCAGAAAACCTTCAGTGCCGAGGATCTCGGTGTAGTTTGTCTTCCTGGATGCTAGGATCCGCCCGCCTTGGTATACCAGGCTTACAATTACCGGGTGTTCTTCGCCGCCATCCTCCGTCTGGACATGGTAGACCGTGCCACCGCGTTTGATGTCGGTGTTATATCCGATGATCATCTGGTGTCATACCTGCCCTCAAAGTTCCCGTCCCTTTTGGGGTTGATTATATAACTCCTGTTCATTACTTCAAGACCCGACGAACATATTCAGCGGGACGACCCGGTCAGACTCTCCAGAAGGCATTGGGCGGCCGGGAGAAGGCTCCTTGATCGATGGGTTACAATAAAAAACCCACGCCGCACCTCCAGCCACGGGGTGTGCATCTCGATGAGCTCTCCCGATACCAGCTCTTTCTCAACTGTCATACGGGAAAGAAAGGCCCCCCCCATCCCGGTGAGGGTTCCCTCGAGTACGGACCTGGTACTGCCCAGCGTGGCGATCCAACGAAGCTTTTCAGGCTTGATATCCGAATCCTTTAACGCTGCATCCACCGCCATCTGGGTCCCTGAGCCGGATTCCCTTCGTATGAGCGGCATGCGCTGGAGACCCACCTTGTCAATAACCGGAGGAATACCGTTCTTCTCGACAAGATCGGGTCCGGCCACGAGGATGATCCTGTCCTCCCTGAAAAGGCTTGAATGAAGGGATGGATGTGAGGCTTGGGTCCCTGCGAGGCCGAAGGCGGACCTGCCGCTGAGGACCTGTTCCATTACGGACTGCGAATCGCCGACGGCAAGATTGACCTGGACCTCTGGAAAACGTCGGCTGAAAATGGTCAGGATACGTGGAAGAAGGTACTCCCCGGGCACCGTGCTGGAGGCAATCCCCACCTCACCTCTGATCTCTCCCATGAAGGCGCTGACGGCCTGACTCGCCTGCCCGCAAAGGCTCAGAATCCTGTCGGCGTAATCGACGAAAATAGCGCCCGCGGGCGTCAGGGTGACCGTTCTGCCGGCCCTGTCCAATAGCTTGACGCCCAACTCTCTTTCCAGATTCTGGATGTGCGTGCTTAAGGTCGGCTGGCTTATCTCCACCTCCCTGGATGCCTTTGAAAAACCGCCGTATCTCGCAACAGCGCTCAGTGCGCGTATCTGTCGAAGGTCAAAAGTCAAGACTAAAGCCCTCGCCCGGGTTATGGACTCTTCGTGGGCCCATCACCGTTTTTTCCTTTCATCGAGAAGGCGCTGGAAAATGCCCACCGCCGCCGTGGCGTCCCCGGCGTACGCGTCCGCTTCGATCTCCTTTGCGAAATCCTCGGTCACCGCGGCGCCTCCGATCAACACGGGAAAATCGATTCCCGTCGTTTTCAGAGCATGGACGGCCTCTTTCATCTTGGCCATGGTGGTTGTCATGAGGGCCGAGAGCCCGACAGCGTCGACCTTTTCCTCTTTGGCCGTCCGGACAATCTTCTCCGCGGAAACGTTTTTCCCAAGGTCAAAGACCTCATAGCCGTGGTTTTCCAGGAGGGTAATGACTATGTTTTTACCTATGTCATGGATGTCGCCCTCGACCGTGGCCATAAGGATACGTCCGCGTGCCGGCAGACCCTCGCCTTTGAGCTTTTCCTTGATCGGTTCAAAGGCGGCTTTCATCGCCCTGGACGACATGATGACCTGGGGCAGAAAATACTCATTGGAGGCGAACCTGGCACCCACCTCGGACATGGCCGGGATAAGAATGCCTTCACCAATCTCCATGGGAAGAGCTCCCCCCTCGAGAAGTTCCCGGGACAGCTTGCGCGCCTGGTCGGGGTCCCCATGAATAATGGATTTTGAAAGCTTCTCCTCGGGGGAGGTACCCTCCTCCTGCCGGGATATGGCCGCCCCCCCGTCATGTCCGGAATAAATCCGGATATATTCCCTGGCCTGGGAATCCTGGTTCAGGATGACCCGTGAGGCGCCCATGATTGCCATGGATGTTTTGTGGAAAGGATTGATGATGGCGGCCGAAAGGCCTGCCGACGCGGCCATTGCGAGGAAGGCCGCGTTAAGGTTTTCCCTGGCCGGCAGCCCGAACGACACGTTGCTGATCCCTAAAATGGTGTTTAGTCCCAGCTCATCGTGGATCATTCTCAGGGCCTTGATGGTCTCGAACACCGATTCCTGCTCCGCCCCGGCGGAAAGCGTCAGACAGTCGATGACAACGTCGGCGGGATTCATTCCCGCCTTGACGGCCTCGCGGAGTATTCGTCGGGCAATGGCCACGCGGTCTGACGCCCTGGAAGGGATTCCCCTTTCATCGAGTGTAAGACCCAGGACGGCTGTTCCGTACCGCACCGCCAGTGGAAGGACCTTTTTAAGACTTTCGGAATCCCCGGTGACCGAATTGATGAGGACCTTTCCGTCAGCGGCTTTCAGCCCCGACTCGATTACCTCGGGGCGCGGGGAATCCAGGCTCAGGGGAACGCGGGAGGACTGCTGAACGACGAGGACCGCCTCGTGCATTGCGGCGGCCTCATCTACGCCGGGAACCCCGACGTTGATATCCAGGAGGTTGACCCCCGCCTCGACCTGAGCATGCGCCTCATCGCGGTAAAGATCCATTCTTCCGTCCTTGACGGCCTGCGCGAGGGCCTTTCTACCTGTGGGATTGAGCCGCTCTCCAATGGCCCGAATCGGGCTGTTGCCCCCCAGAAAGAGGACGGATTGACGACAGGAAAGCCTGGTCGCTTTCGGGTCGGTCAGAGTTCTGGGAGCCCGGGGAGCGGACCGGTCGAGTTTCTCGCGCAGTTTCGAAATATGCGCCGGCGTGGTTCCGCAGCACCCCCCGATAATTCCCGTGCCGATCCCCAGCAGCTCTTCAACGGTATCCGCCGTCTGGTCCGGTGTTGCCGGGAAAATCGTATTCCCATCCACCAGTTTGGGCATGCCGGCGTTGGGAATGGAGGCCAGGGGCAGCTCCGTTGTCGAAGCCATGCGGCGAAGGATGTCAAGAATCCCCTCGGGGCCCAGGCCGCAGTTGGAACCTACCGCGTCCACTCCGAGAGCATCCAGAGTCACCGCGGCCGCTTCGGGGGATGTCCCCAGGAGGGTCTTCCCGACAGGTTCAAAGGTCATCATGGCGACGATGGGGATTTGGCAAAGGGAACGGACGGCGATGACGGCGGCCCGCAGCTCCTTGATATCGGTAAAGGTCTCAAGGAGGATCAGGTCGGCCCCGGCCTCGATGAGCGCGTCGGCCTGCTGACGAAAAACATCGAAAGCCTCGGAAAAATCCAGGTCGCCGACCGGGTTGAGAAATCTCCCCGTGGGGCCGATGCTCGCGCCCACCAGTGCCCGACCGGCCGCCGCCTCCAGGGCGATCCTTACAGCCCGGGCGTTGACCTTCTCAGTCTGGTCGTCGATTCCAAACGAGGAAAGCTTGATCCGGTTTCCGCCGAAGGTGTTTGTTTCGATAATGTCCGCGCCGGCCTCGATGTAGGCACGGTGAACGGCGGAAACGGTCTGAGGGTTCTGGATGTTGAGAACCTCGGGGCACTGTCCCACCTGAAGGGCCGAGGACTGCAGCATGGTCCCCATGGCCCCGTCACAGAGCAGGGTCTTCTCCTTGAGCCTTTCATGGAATGAATATGCCATTGTCGACGACCTCGTGATAAATCCCCCGATTTTGGGGTTGATATTTCAATCTCCGCAACGTCTGGCTATTGAACTATTGAATTTATTGATAGGTATAGCATATCTATTAAATCGGTTCATCCGGTAATGCGTACCTTAAGCCCGGGTTCAACGGGGGAAAGCAGTCCAGAGTCCATCCGCCTTCGCTCTTCGAGCTATGGGATAGAGCAGTCCAGAGTCCAGTGTCCAGAGTCCAGAGGAAAAAACAGGTCCAATGTCCAATGTCCAACAGGATAAAGCAGTCCAGTGTCCAGAGTCCATCCGCCTTCGCCCTTCGGGCTTCGTCGAGACATGGAGTCCAGAGGGAAGAAAAACGGGCGCCGTGACAAGCTTTTCAGCTCCGCCCGGGATTGCCGCGTCACTCTCGTTTCCCTCGATGCTCCTCGCAATGACAACAAAATAATAAGGTACGCATTAACCAGATGAACCGACTTCATAAGGCTTATTGGCCGCTGATACACGCTGATTTCCGCTGATAGATCTAAGACTAAACCCTAACCTGGGGGTTGAAAGGGAATCGCGACAAGATGTTCCTTAACCAAAGATTTTGGTTGTTGGCTCTTGCAGGCGGAATATTCGGGTTCGCTTTTATGTGGATAATGGATATCCCAATACAATCATTATTGCGCTAAAAACTCATTCCATGGTCTCTGACACCGGGGGTATGCGCTACAGCCCCAACCGGGCGGCCACGTCCCCATAGTCGGGGTCATCGGCGTAAAGCTTCTCGAATTCCTTTCGCGCCCGTTTGCGCTGACCCATCTCCTCGTACACGAGGGCCCGTTCGTACCTGAGCGCCATAAAGCCGGCGAGGTACGCTCCGTCGGCCAGGTGGGCCGCCTGTTCGAGGTGCTCAAGCGCCTTGTCTTCATCCCCCAGGACCAACTCCCGGCAACCGTCCACCAGGACTTCCTCGTCGTCCGGTGTGATGAACCGTTTGAAGAAGCCAAGGGTCAGGCGGCTTTCCGCGCTGACCTTTGGGACGGCCGGAGCGACGTAGGATGCGTTTTTTCCTCCGCCTGACCTCCCGCCTGTAAAAGTCGAGGTGTAAAAGAGCCCCGTTCCCGGAATACCCACCGTGGCCCGCTTGCCGCGGGACCCGACGGTGAACTTCGCGCCGCGTGGCCCGAACGAGAGGGACCCACCCGCTTTGCTCAGGTTCATGGTCACCCCCGGTGCGATCTTTACTCTTCTCCAGAAACGAAAAGCCATGCCTTTTTAACCGTATTCCTCTTTAGTTTCTACGAAATGGCTATTGTAAAAATCCAGCTTGCGCCGAACGGCCCTGTTCCCTGCCCGGCGAACTGTTAAGAATTTCTTGACAGTTGCTTCCGTAAAGCCCAGCCTGATTCAACGACGCTTTCAATGACTTCTTAATTCCACCACGGTCTCTGACACCGGGGGTATATGCTCCATCCCCATCCCGATGTTGTGTCTCATGGAATAGCTACACAAGGCATTGCTTCTCATATTATTATATTAATAATAATCAAATGCCTTTTTCGGTAATCCATGAGAATCAAAATGCATCGTATCCATCTGCTATGTTTAACAATTCAGTATACATGAATATTGCCGCAGTTCTTCCCTTTGCCTGGCGGATGTCTTTCAATATGCCATTTTTTTTCAATACACTGAGAATCCTGAATGCAGTTGGTTTCGGAATGCCTGCCGACCGAACAAAATCTGTACTTTTAAAAATAGGCCGCTCGAATATCCAGTCCAGGGCGAGAATGGCATATTGGGAATGGGTCAGATCCACAAATTTCGATTTCATCTGCTCATAAAGGTTCAAAATATCCCCGGCCTTACGCTGGTTTTCGTTGGCCTGTTCCCGTATAGCCTTCAGAAAAAAAATGCACCAGTCTGTCCAGGCACTTTCACTTGATACTCGCATCAGCCGTTCGTAATATTCATCACGGTGGGCTTCCAGATACGCACTGATATAGAACATGGGGCTGCTGATCATTTCCGCCTGGTACATAAAAAGCGGAACCAGCATGCGCCCCAGCCGGCCATTGCCATCCAGAAAAGGATGCAATGCCTCGAACTCGGCATGGATAATGGCAAGTTGTATCAGGCGGTCCGGCGCATCCGCATGCAGGTATTTTTCCCAGGAACTCATGGCCTTCGGTAGTTTATCTGCGGAAATCGGCACAAACCGCGCCTCTTCGATGGAGCATCCGGGGGGCCCGATCCAGTTGGGCGTTTTGCGGTATTCGCCCGGGGATCTTCCATGACCCCTCACACCGGTCAATAAAATCCGATGTGACTCTTTAACTATTCGCTGACAAAGGGGAAGATCTTTCAACATGCTTTCGGAAGTCCGCATGGCCTGGCGATAGTTCAGAATTTCGTGGATGTCGGCTGTGCGTTCCGGAGACAGTTTATCCGAGTCGCCTCCGGCTTCATATTCCAGAACTTCTCCCATGGTTGCCTGGGTCCCTTCAATGCGGGAGGAGAGAACCGCTTCCCGGGTCGTCAACGGGCTGAGCAATACGGAGGCATTGGGAACAGCCGACAATATCCCATCGTACCGGGCTACGGCAGCGCTGGCCGGCCCGATCAGGGGAATCAGATGCTCCCATTCAAGTTTTTCAGGGGGGAATCCGCCTTCATGATAATAAGCAGGCGCCATTTTATTTATCTCCTCTATTCTCAAAGAAATCCACTTTAACCGATGCCGGTTTTCTGTGTGCCAACCGGGAAATCTCCGGCCAAGACGAAGGGGAGGTTATTGCTCATTGGTCACCCCCGGTGCGATCTTTACTCTCCTCCAGAAACGGAAAGCCATATCAGATTCCCTTTCTCCCTGTCAGCAGTCCTTGGTGGACGTTCTTTCCCTCGCTGGACCCAGGAACCAGGACGCGGCGGTAATCCCTTTCGTTGACACCACTCCCCACCGTAACGTACCATTATATATGAGTCCAGAGTCCAGAGTCCAGAGTCCAGCGAAGGGCAAGGCAGAAGCGGAGACGCGGGGAGGTATCGGAGTATCGATGTGTAAAAGCATTGAGGTTTTCTAGACCCCAGACCCAAGATCCTAGACCCTGCTTTCAGGAACCCGAGGAACGAAAGCTCCGAGCACGTTGAACCATTGAACCGTTGAACCTTTGAACCTTTCTTTTAATGTCATTCAAGGGAGACACCATGTCCCGTGAACCATCGAAACGGTCCCAGAAGCTGCCGCCGTTTATCGTGATGGATGTCCTTGAACACGCCCAGGAGCTCGAGCGTACCGGGCGTTCCATTATCCATATGGAGGTGGGTGAACCGGACCTCGATACGCCCTCGTGCATAAGGGAAGCCGCGATTAGGGCCCTCAGGGACGGAGAGACGCACTATACCCACAGCCTCGGCCTGATCAAACTCAGGGAGGCCATCTGCGAGCACTACGATCGCCGGTATGGCGTTTCCGTCGGTCCGGACCAGATTGTTGTCACATCCGGCACCTCTCCCGGCCTTTTTCTGGTCTTCGCGGCGCTTCTGGAACCTGGAGACGAGGTTGTGATGACGGATCCTCACTACGCCTGTTATCCAAACTTCGTGTCTTTCCTCGGCGGCAGCCCCGTGTTTACCACCGTGACGGCGCAGGGCGGTTACCAGTTGGACCTTGAAGATCTGGGCCGTAAACTTGGTTCAAGAACCCAGGCCATCCTTATCAATTCACCTGGAAATCCCACCGGGGCCGTCATGCCCCCGGAAACCCTTGCGAAGGTAGCTTCCTTGGGACCGCTGGTGATATCTGACGAGATCTACCATGGCCTGGTATATGGAGACAGGGAACACTCCATCCTGGAGTACACGTCGGAGGCCTTTGTCCTCAACGGTTTTTCCAAACTCTATGCCATGACGGGGTGGCGCCTGGGCTACGTCATCGTCCCGAAACGGTTCGTGCGGCCCATGCAGAAGATTCAGCAGAATTTTTTTATTTCCGCGGGCTCCTTTGTCCAGTGGGCCGGTATCGCGGCCTTGAAGGAGGGAGGAGAGGACGCCCGACGGATGGTTGAAACATATGGAGAGCGGAGAAACCTGTTGCTGAAGGGCCTGAAGGAGATAGGTTTCCAGATCCCTGTCGATCCACAGGGGGCGTTCTACGTCCTCGTCGATACCCGCCATCTTGGTGATGACTCCTACCACCTGGCTTTTGATATACTAGACAGGGCCGGGGTGGCTGTAACACCGGGCATCGATTTCGGAGCTGCGGCGGAGGGACACCTCAGGTTTTCCTACACCAACAGCCTGGAAAATCTCAGGAAGGGACTGGACCGCCTGGAAGATTATGTGAGGGGGAGGGATATATGACAATCTTCAGTTATGGAAAATGGAATTCATGTCGAGGCCTGGCCTGTCTGGCGGCTCTGGCCATGGTTTTTACTCTTTCGTGCGCATCGAAACCTGTTAAAGACTACCGTCTGGTCGCCCAGGGGAGCCTTTCGGCATCCCGTGTGGTGATCGTCAACGGAGTGAAAGTCGCTGCCGTTTACCTTGACGAAAAACATCTGGCGGAAACGCTACGGGAAAAGGGATACGAGAGATTATCCAACACGCTGCAGGAACTGCCCCTGGATTATTTTCTGCTCACCATTACCAACGGAGCTTCACTCCCCGTAGACTTCAACCCCCGTGAAGCCAATCTTATGGATGGCGGCTGGAACAACCTGTCTCCCGTTGATTTTTCTGATCTATATATGCTCCTTCCACCGGGCTCGGGCCGAAAGACGGTTCTGCAGGACCTTCAGAAACTCACCTTGAACAGGGTGGTCAGGATAAAACCAGGCAAGACGCTGGAGGGAATGTTCCTGTTCCAGCGGCCGGAATCCATGGGAAAAAATGTGATCCTGGCGCTGGACGGATTCTACCTTGACGGGAAACCGCTGACGGTGGTGCTCACCTTCAACGCCATCTCCCGGGAAGGGGAGTA from Deltaproteobacteria bacterium encodes:
- a CDS encoding S41 family peptidase; amino-acid sequence: MKRFRWGKIGILVTLLFLFGILIGDRHPVADVQAFAGTGGSSTYDQIKIFSQAFSIVQQNYVDVPDSKKMVRGAIKGMLRTLDPHSSFMDPDMYKEMQIDTTGEFQGVGITIGIRENILTVIAPIDDTPAFRAGILAGDKIVKIEGKPTKDMSLMEAVKLMRGPKGTKVTITIAREGVDKPIDFTITRDVIPLISVKTKEIDDGIGYIRITQFQKKTKDEFDAALRKIRKGKKDSFKGLIIDLRNNPGGLLMSAIDIANRFIGSGPIVSTKGRLKNQNYSYNAQKKGTEPDYPIVVLVNGGSASASEIVAGALQDDKRAIIIGTTTFGKGSVQTIYRLGDGAGMRVTTAKYYTPSGRSIQNTGIEPDIVVENRSGKPEGHIREKDLAGHLDNEQLKGKKEPSKGDESASHINMIPNNPKDDDQLMRAVDLLKGLNLFRNKQSAGIQGTSE
- a CDS encoding divergent polysaccharide deacetylase family protein; its protein translation is MEFREHRSNQLGKRSSGGAKSRGKGKNKKERKAVSGWVKGSEKALLIGVLLAALFFLVLFFRPPAAPPPPLPPIPVPVPVPPTKVNVFCIIIDDLGHNRPAAAPFLELDQPVALAFLPMRPHSRDLAREAHEAGKTVLLHLPMEPVGYPHVNPGKGAVLVGFNPDEIERTITNDLDEFPFAVGINNHMGSKATSDERTMSAVLKVIKKKGLFFIDSRTSIDSVAYKLASGMKMSAGERDVFLDNKRTPEDIDIQAGELLDRAEKRGWAIGIGHPYPETAEALKRLAEEARRRGIRWGTVEEVLARADSGN
- a CDS encoding ABC transporter permease, with the protein product MSSLFRAIANLRQSWVSSAITTGIIAISLLMVGSYLLLDHNLNGVLKQWKKDVQITIYLRDGFSASDVNALIDRVTGFPEMESVTYVTKEQALKEFKSMLGGEKNLLEGLGEQPLPASLRLTPRSEYRNVEGVRSILSRIGDDPLVEEIAYGKEWLQRLEKVMEVINLIAAILGGIICLAAIFIISNTIKLTVLARKEELEIMRLVGATEGFIRTPFLIEGLMQGLAGSAISIGLLVILYQVLVARIDSTVFQILGIASLRFLPPVAVIAILVGGMALGGVGSLASVGRFSR
- a CDS encoding LysR family transcriptional regulator; this encodes MTFDLRQIRALSAVARYGGFSKASREVEISQPTLSTHIQNLERELGVKLLDRAGRTVTLTPAGAIFVDYADRILSLCGQASQAVSAFMGEIRGEVGIASSTVPGEYLLPRILTIFSRRFPEVQVNLAVGDSQSVMEQVLSGRSAFGLAGTQASHPSLHSSLFREDRIILVAGPDLVEKNGIPPVIDKVGLQRMPLIRRESGSGTQMAVDAALKDSDIKPEKLRWIATLGSTRSVLEGTLTGMGGAFLSRMTVEKELVSGELIEMHTPWLEVRRGFFIVTHRSRSLLPAAQCLLESLTGSSR
- the ftsE gene encoding cell division ATP-binding protein FtsE: MIQLFHVSKYYQKDVPALHEMNLHVPKGDFVFITGPSGAGKSTLLKLIFAEERPTNGQILVHGRNIARLPNSKIPMLRREIGVVFQDFKLLPNRNVFENVSLALEVLGIPRREISRRVWLVLKRLGVHHKMRANPLTLSGGEQQRVAIARALVNEPLILIADEPTGSLDNEASRHIMDIFSDVNARGTTVIVATHNIDMVKNMSRDAIHLENGSIARGGAP
- a CDS encoding peptidoglycan DD-metalloendopeptidase family protein; amino-acid sequence: MIRRPFLSSISLSALSAFLLFAWIMPANVAGRDTKGSIEKSRKELQAVERKKDTAKEKVRQSKNREKTILGELEALDRDIGDKKRRVGLLRRKERKLRADIARAEENLRSIAKKREAAKNRLLARSIALYKAGNVSYLKVVLGSSGIDDLTRRLYYLRRVSAYDSNLFHRAADLYHQGQQEENRLLEEKKRLAGTRRDLESDLSVLSRKKRSRGILLASVRNDRKKYSRLISELEASSKRLIKLIEALNQQAETGESAFPMLKGALKRPVSGKIMVGFGKNRNAKFNTFTLSRGITIRSSEGTPVRTVFKGKTLFADWFRGYGRIIILDHGGGYYTLYGHLSAINVKIGQEVDTDEVIGLAGESGSLEGPALYFEIRHHGKPVDPMPWFSGG